From Anopheles darlingi chromosome 2, idAnoDarlMG_H_01, whole genome shotgun sequence, the proteins below share one genomic window:
- the LOC125951606 gene encoding striatin-interacting protein 1 homolog isoform X2 translates to MEGSGDMLAIYNFNENDMLDGSSALEFPDLDFVYADADSHTNEIAELYSYTEQAEFQHNVKAFEDQMELYKLPPCWQKLTDADQNGIILKLLDQLDMSKKNLRMKAARCILYLAQGCWAEVQSDQEQQAWARKNVMMLYRSGVFGAFVELLNLEIDNSSTANIAMRKIAVSLADSVDLRVILSVLYIITEVMRAEKESKSQEYDHLVSTFVTEITYPIEDELLSVKLLGMVTQFCTGLAPHFPMKKVLLLLWKISLVSLGGMDTLKDLKDKYRAAASLLQNREDTLEISKVMRASSPPITAPSNDDNQNAKRSRPSRRSLIKQSSLDEQEQLGLEMETSNTENEEDLSDYFRQYEDPINGTASSTASATAGEEGGSTAAEGGGGATTGTAATDGSEGPKDEEQSSPPPVDEAAAAPVEEEPPQEISNRLPWAPKIRRKDIDIFLNNSRSKFIGYTLKDDHETLAGLPQPIQEGFKTLKKHMYVSLADVQIRREEEINRNPLSTSEGEITLTPTEILYQAMLPNLSQYMISLLKILLAAAPTSKAKTESINIMADVLPEDMPMTVTQSTKLGIDVSRHKEITVKAVSAILLLYLKHFKINHVYQFEFMSQHLVFANCIPLVLKFFNQDIMSYVGSKNVIPIMDFPACVIGEQPELTSETMIIGDSAPYSWRNVFSCINLLRILNKLTKWKHSRIMMLVVFKSAPILKRTLKVRHALMQLYVLKLLKMQTKYLGRQWRKSNMKTISAIYAKVRHRLNDDWAFGNDLDARPWDFQAEECALKSGVDRFNNRRYLQAHNGILAGIEGLDYDDPIEAIGGFGTGVGTGGAGGVGSGGDGINGGPGAGGTGGGMLTANGGHSGGGGAGVGGLGGTGMGGVNERGNACYGGLARKAEEIELSEEFKQNYELWLQQEVYNNNIDWDALLTVEDF, encoded by the exons ATGGAAGGCTCTGGCGACATGTTGGCAATATATAATTTCAACGAGAATGATATGCTCGAT GGGAGCAGTGCACTAGAATTTCCCGATCTAGATTTTGTTTATGCAGACGCGGACAGCCACACGAACGAGATCGCCGAACTGTACAGCTACACCGAGCAGGCCGAGTTTCAGCACAATGTTAAG GCGTTCGAAGATCAGATGGAACTGTACAAATTGCCACCCTGCTGGCAAAAACTTACAGACGCCGATCAGAATGGCATCATATTGAAGCTGCTCGATCAGCTGGACATGTCGAAGAAGAATCTTCGAATGAAGGCTGCGCGGTGTATTCTCTACCTAGCGCAAGGCTGTTGGGCTGAGGTACAATcggaccaggagcagcaggcatGGGCTCGGAAAAACGTCATGATGCTATATCGATCCGGTGTGTTTGGTGCGTTCGTTGAGCTGCTGAATCTCGAAATAGA CAACTCATCAACGGCCAACATCGCAATGCGCAAGATCGCCGTGTCGCTCGCCGATTCAGTGGACTTACGGGTCATCTTGTCGGTGCTGTATATAATCACAGAGGTGATGCGTgcggaaaaggaaagcaaaagccaAGAGTATGACCACCTGGTCTCTACGTTTGTCACCGAAATCA CGTACCCGATTGAAGATGAACTACTGTCGGTGAAGCTACTCGGGATGGTCACTCAGTTTTGCACTGGTTTGGCGCCGCATTTTCCAATGAAAAAAGTATTACTTTTACTGTGGAAGATATCTCTTGTGTCACTGGGAGGCATGGATACGCTGAAGGATCTTAAAG ATAAGTACCGTGCTGCGGCAAGCCTCTTACAGAACCGCGAAGACACACTAGAGATATCAAAGGTGATGCGCGCTAGTTCGCCACCGATCACCGCACCGTCGAACGATGACAATCAAAATGCCAAGCGCAGCAGACCATCCCGAAGA AGCTTGATCAAGCAAAGTTCGCTGGACGAGCAGGAACAGCTAGGGTTAGAAATGGAAACGTCCAACACGGAGAATGAAGAAGATCTTTCCGATTACTTCCGCCAGTACGAAGAtcccatcaatggcaccgcgtCGTCTACTGCGTCTGCAACAgcgggagaagaaggaggatcgACGGCAGCcgagggtggtggcggtgcaaccaccggcaccgctgccaccgatggCTCTGAGGGCCCCAAAGATGAGGAACaatcgtcgccaccgccagtggacgaggcagcagcagctccggtcGAAGAGGAACCACCGCAGGAGATCTCCAACCGGTTACCATGGGCACCCAAGATACGCCGGAAGGATATTGACATCTTTCTCAACAACTCGCGCAGCAAGTTCATCGGCTATACGCTCAAGGATGACCACGAAACGTTGGCCGGGCTTCCGCAACCGATACAGGAAGGCTTCAAAACGCTTAAAAAG CACATGTACGTGAGCCTAGCCGATGTGCAGATACGGCGTGAGGAGGAGATCAATCGCAATCCATTGTCCACATCGGAGGGTGAAATCACACTGACACCGACGGAAATTCTCTACCAGGCTATGTTGCCTAACTTGTCGCAGTACATGATATCGCTACTCAAGATTCTGCTGGCCGCCGCACCGACGTCGAAAGCGAAAACCGAAAGCATCAATATTATGGCCGATGTTCTTCCGGAAGATATGCC AATGACAGTTACTCAATCTACAAAGCTAGGTATCGACGTGAGCCGGCACAAGGAGATCACGGTAAAGGCCGTGTCCGCTATTCTGCTGCTGTATTTGAAGCATTTCAAGATCAATCACGTCTATCAGTTTGAGTTCATGTCGCAGCACCTGGTGTTTGCTAACTGCATACCGCTGGTGCTGAAGTTCTTCAATCAGGACATCATGAGTTACGTCGGTTCGAAGAACGTGATTCCGATTATGGACTTCCCGGCGTGCGTGATAGGCGAGCAGCCGGAGCTAACGTCCGAGACGATGATCATCGGCGACTCGGCACCCTACTCCTGGCGTAACGTGTTCTCCTGCATCAATCTGCTGCGCATACTAAACAAGCTGACCAAGTGGAAGCACTCGCGCATCATGATGCTGGTCGTGTTCAAGTCGGCGCCGATACTGAAACGCACGCTCAAGGTGCGGCATGCGCTGATGCAGCTGTACGTGTTGAAGCTGCTAAAGATGCAAACCAAGTACCTGGGGCGCCAGTGGCGTAAATCCAACATGAAGACGATCAGTGCAATCTACGCGAAGGTGCGCCACCGGTTGAACGATGATTGGGCGTTCGGCAACGATCTGGATGCGCGCCCTTGGGACTTCCAGGCGGAAGAGTGTGCCCTCAAGAGTGGGGTGGATCGGTTTAACAATCGTCGCTACCTGCAGGCACACAATGGCATACTGGCCGGTATCGAGGGACTGGATTATGATGATCCGATCGAAGCAATCGGTGGTTTTGGTACCGGAGTCGGTACTGGAGGGGCAGGAGGAGTTGGTAGTGGCGGCGATGGCATCAATGGTGGtccgggagctggaggaacCGGTGGTGGAATGCTAACGGCAAATGGCGGccacagtggtggtggtggcgcgggCGTCGGTGGTCTCGGCGGTACCGGTATGGGAGGAGTGAATGAACGGGGCAACGCCTGCTACGGAGGACTTGCTCGTAAAGCCGAGGAGATTGAGTTGAGCGAAGAGTTTAAGCAAAACTACGAACTGTGGCTGCAACAGGAagtttacaacaacaacattgatTGGGATGCGCTGCTTACGGTGGAAGATTTCTAA
- the LOC125951606 gene encoding striatin-interacting protein 1 homolog isoform X3 translates to MEGSGDMLAIYNFNENDMLDGSSALEFPDLDFVYADADSHTNEIAELYSYTEQAEFQHNVKAFEDQMELYKLPPCWQKLTDADQNGIILKLLDQLDMSKKNLRMKAARCILYLAQGCWAEVQSDQEQQAWARKNVMMLYRSGVFGAFVELLNLEIDNSSTANIAMRKIAVSLADSVDLRVILSVLYIITEVMRAEKESKSQEYDHLVSTFVTEITYPIEDELLSVKLLGMVTQFCTGLAPHFPMKKVLLLLWKISLVSLGGMDTLKDLKDKYRAAASLLQNREDTLEISKVMRASSPPITAPSNDDNQNAKRSRPSRRVCTNPSQSQEYEDPINGTASSTASATAGEEGGSTAAEGGGGATTGTAATDGSEGPKDEEQSSPPPVDEAAAAPVEEEPPQEISNRLPWAPKIRRKDIDIFLNNSRSKFIGYTLKDDHETLAGLPQPIQEGFKTLKKHMYVSLADVQIRREEEINRNPLSTSEGEITLTPTEILYQAMLPNLSQYMISLLKILLAAAPTSKAKTESINIMADVLPEDMPMTVTQSTKLGIDVSRHKEITVKAVSAILLLYLKHFKINHVYQFEFMSQHLVFANCIPLVLKFFNQDIMSYVGSKNVIPIMDFPACVIGEQPELTSETMIIGDSAPYSWRNVFSCINLLRILNKLTKWKHSRIMMLVVFKSAPILKRTLKVRHALMQLYVLKLLKMQTKYLGRQWRKSNMKTISAIYAKVRHRLNDDWAFGNDLDARPWDFQAEECALKSGVDRFNNRRYLQAHNGILAGIEGLDYDDPIEAIGGFGTGVGTGGAGGVGSGGDGINGGPGAGGTGGGMLTANGGHSGGGGAGVGGLGGTGMGGVNERGNACYGGLARKAEEIELSEEFKQNYELWLQQEVYNNNIDWDALLTVEDF, encoded by the exons ATGGAAGGCTCTGGCGACATGTTGGCAATATATAATTTCAACGAGAATGATATGCTCGAT GGGAGCAGTGCACTAGAATTTCCCGATCTAGATTTTGTTTATGCAGACGCGGACAGCCACACGAACGAGATCGCCGAACTGTACAGCTACACCGAGCAGGCCGAGTTTCAGCACAATGTTAAG GCGTTCGAAGATCAGATGGAACTGTACAAATTGCCACCCTGCTGGCAAAAACTTACAGACGCCGATCAGAATGGCATCATATTGAAGCTGCTCGATCAGCTGGACATGTCGAAGAAGAATCTTCGAATGAAGGCTGCGCGGTGTATTCTCTACCTAGCGCAAGGCTGTTGGGCTGAGGTACAATcggaccaggagcagcaggcatGGGCTCGGAAAAACGTCATGATGCTATATCGATCCGGTGTGTTTGGTGCGTTCGTTGAGCTGCTGAATCTCGAAATAGA CAACTCATCAACGGCCAACATCGCAATGCGCAAGATCGCCGTGTCGCTCGCCGATTCAGTGGACTTACGGGTCATCTTGTCGGTGCTGTATATAATCACAGAGGTGATGCGTgcggaaaaggaaagcaaaagccaAGAGTATGACCACCTGGTCTCTACGTTTGTCACCGAAATCA CGTACCCGATTGAAGATGAACTACTGTCGGTGAAGCTACTCGGGATGGTCACTCAGTTTTGCACTGGTTTGGCGCCGCATTTTCCAATGAAAAAAGTATTACTTTTACTGTGGAAGATATCTCTTGTGTCACTGGGAGGCATGGATACGCTGAAGGATCTTAAAG ATAAGTACCGTGCTGCGGCAAGCCTCTTACAGAACCGCGAAGACACACTAGAGATATCAAAGGTGATGCGCGCTAGTTCGCCACCGATCACCGCACCGTCGAACGATGACAATCAAAATGCCAAGCGCAGCAGACCATCCCGAAGAGTATGTACGAACCCTAGTCAATCGCAAGAG TACGAAGAtcccatcaatggcaccgcgtCGTCTACTGCGTCTGCAACAgcgggagaagaaggaggatcgACGGCAGCcgagggtggtggcggtgcaaccaccggcaccgctgccaccgatggCTCTGAGGGCCCCAAAGATGAGGAACaatcgtcgccaccgccagtggacgaggcagcagcagctccggtcGAAGAGGAACCACCGCAGGAGATCTCCAACCGGTTACCATGGGCACCCAAGATACGCCGGAAGGATATTGACATCTTTCTCAACAACTCGCGCAGCAAGTTCATCGGCTATACGCTCAAGGATGACCACGAAACGTTGGCCGGGCTTCCGCAACCGATACAGGAAGGCTTCAAAACGCTTAAAAAG CACATGTACGTGAGCCTAGCCGATGTGCAGATACGGCGTGAGGAGGAGATCAATCGCAATCCATTGTCCACATCGGAGGGTGAAATCACACTGACACCGACGGAAATTCTCTACCAGGCTATGTTGCCTAACTTGTCGCAGTACATGATATCGCTACTCAAGATTCTGCTGGCCGCCGCACCGACGTCGAAAGCGAAAACCGAAAGCATCAATATTATGGCCGATGTTCTTCCGGAAGATATGCC AATGACAGTTACTCAATCTACAAAGCTAGGTATCGACGTGAGCCGGCACAAGGAGATCACGGTAAAGGCCGTGTCCGCTATTCTGCTGCTGTATTTGAAGCATTTCAAGATCAATCACGTCTATCAGTTTGAGTTCATGTCGCAGCACCTGGTGTTTGCTAACTGCATACCGCTGGTGCTGAAGTTCTTCAATCAGGACATCATGAGTTACGTCGGTTCGAAGAACGTGATTCCGATTATGGACTTCCCGGCGTGCGTGATAGGCGAGCAGCCGGAGCTAACGTCCGAGACGATGATCATCGGCGACTCGGCACCCTACTCCTGGCGTAACGTGTTCTCCTGCATCAATCTGCTGCGCATACTAAACAAGCTGACCAAGTGGAAGCACTCGCGCATCATGATGCTGGTCGTGTTCAAGTCGGCGCCGATACTGAAACGCACGCTCAAGGTGCGGCATGCGCTGATGCAGCTGTACGTGTTGAAGCTGCTAAAGATGCAAACCAAGTACCTGGGGCGCCAGTGGCGTAAATCCAACATGAAGACGATCAGTGCAATCTACGCGAAGGTGCGCCACCGGTTGAACGATGATTGGGCGTTCGGCAACGATCTGGATGCGCGCCCTTGGGACTTCCAGGCGGAAGAGTGTGCCCTCAAGAGTGGGGTGGATCGGTTTAACAATCGTCGCTACCTGCAGGCACACAATGGCATACTGGCCGGTATCGAGGGACTGGATTATGATGATCCGATCGAAGCAATCGGTGGTTTTGGTACCGGAGTCGGTACTGGAGGGGCAGGAGGAGTTGGTAGTGGCGGCGATGGCATCAATGGTGGtccgggagctggaggaacCGGTGGTGGAATGCTAACGGCAAATGGCGGccacagtggtggtggtggcgcgggCGTCGGTGGTCTCGGCGGTACCGGTATGGGAGGAGTGAATGAACGGGGCAACGCCTGCTACGGAGGACTTGCTCGTAAAGCCGAGGAGATTGAGTTGAGCGAAGAGTTTAAGCAAAACTACGAACTGTGGCTGCAACAGGAagtttacaacaacaacattgatTGGGATGCGCTGCTTACGGTGGAAGATTTCTAA
- the LOC125951606 gene encoding striatin-interacting protein 1 homolog isoform X1, which yields MEGSGDMLAIYNFNENDMLDGSSALEFPDLDFVYADADSHTNEIAELYSYTEQAEFQHNVKAFEDQMELYKLPPCWQKLTDADQNGIILKLLDQLDMSKKNLRMKAARCILYLAQGCWAEVQSDQEQQAWARKNVMMLYRSGVFGAFVELLNLEIDNSSTANIAMRKIAVSLADSVDLRVILSVLYIITEVMRAEKESKSQEYDHLVSTFVTEITYPIEDELLSVKLLGMVTQFCTGLAPHFPMKKVLLLLWKISLVSLGGMDTLKDLKDKYRAAASLLQNREDTLEISKVMRASSPPITAPSNDDNQNAKRSRPSRRVCTNPSQSQESLIKQSSLDEQEQLGLEMETSNTENEEDLSDYFRQYEDPINGTASSTASATAGEEGGSTAAEGGGGATTGTAATDGSEGPKDEEQSSPPPVDEAAAAPVEEEPPQEISNRLPWAPKIRRKDIDIFLNNSRSKFIGYTLKDDHETLAGLPQPIQEGFKTLKKHMYVSLADVQIRREEEINRNPLSTSEGEITLTPTEILYQAMLPNLSQYMISLLKILLAAAPTSKAKTESINIMADVLPEDMPMTVTQSTKLGIDVSRHKEITVKAVSAILLLYLKHFKINHVYQFEFMSQHLVFANCIPLVLKFFNQDIMSYVGSKNVIPIMDFPACVIGEQPELTSETMIIGDSAPYSWRNVFSCINLLRILNKLTKWKHSRIMMLVVFKSAPILKRTLKVRHALMQLYVLKLLKMQTKYLGRQWRKSNMKTISAIYAKVRHRLNDDWAFGNDLDARPWDFQAEECALKSGVDRFNNRRYLQAHNGILAGIEGLDYDDPIEAIGGFGTGVGTGGAGGVGSGGDGINGGPGAGGTGGGMLTANGGHSGGGGAGVGGLGGTGMGGVNERGNACYGGLARKAEEIELSEEFKQNYELWLQQEVYNNNIDWDALLTVEDF from the exons ATGGAAGGCTCTGGCGACATGTTGGCAATATATAATTTCAACGAGAATGATATGCTCGAT GGGAGCAGTGCACTAGAATTTCCCGATCTAGATTTTGTTTATGCAGACGCGGACAGCCACACGAACGAGATCGCCGAACTGTACAGCTACACCGAGCAGGCCGAGTTTCAGCACAATGTTAAG GCGTTCGAAGATCAGATGGAACTGTACAAATTGCCACCCTGCTGGCAAAAACTTACAGACGCCGATCAGAATGGCATCATATTGAAGCTGCTCGATCAGCTGGACATGTCGAAGAAGAATCTTCGAATGAAGGCTGCGCGGTGTATTCTCTACCTAGCGCAAGGCTGTTGGGCTGAGGTACAATcggaccaggagcagcaggcatGGGCTCGGAAAAACGTCATGATGCTATATCGATCCGGTGTGTTTGGTGCGTTCGTTGAGCTGCTGAATCTCGAAATAGA CAACTCATCAACGGCCAACATCGCAATGCGCAAGATCGCCGTGTCGCTCGCCGATTCAGTGGACTTACGGGTCATCTTGTCGGTGCTGTATATAATCACAGAGGTGATGCGTgcggaaaaggaaagcaaaagccaAGAGTATGACCACCTGGTCTCTACGTTTGTCACCGAAATCA CGTACCCGATTGAAGATGAACTACTGTCGGTGAAGCTACTCGGGATGGTCACTCAGTTTTGCACTGGTTTGGCGCCGCATTTTCCAATGAAAAAAGTATTACTTTTACTGTGGAAGATATCTCTTGTGTCACTGGGAGGCATGGATACGCTGAAGGATCTTAAAG ATAAGTACCGTGCTGCGGCAAGCCTCTTACAGAACCGCGAAGACACACTAGAGATATCAAAGGTGATGCGCGCTAGTTCGCCACCGATCACCGCACCGTCGAACGATGACAATCAAAATGCCAAGCGCAGCAGACCATCCCGAAGAGTATGTACGAACCCTAGTCAATCGCAAGAG AGCTTGATCAAGCAAAGTTCGCTGGACGAGCAGGAACAGCTAGGGTTAGAAATGGAAACGTCCAACACGGAGAATGAAGAAGATCTTTCCGATTACTTCCGCCAGTACGAAGAtcccatcaatggcaccgcgtCGTCTACTGCGTCTGCAACAgcgggagaagaaggaggatcgACGGCAGCcgagggtggtggcggtgcaaccaccggcaccgctgccaccgatggCTCTGAGGGCCCCAAAGATGAGGAACaatcgtcgccaccgccagtggacgaggcagcagcagctccggtcGAAGAGGAACCACCGCAGGAGATCTCCAACCGGTTACCATGGGCACCCAAGATACGCCGGAAGGATATTGACATCTTTCTCAACAACTCGCGCAGCAAGTTCATCGGCTATACGCTCAAGGATGACCACGAAACGTTGGCCGGGCTTCCGCAACCGATACAGGAAGGCTTCAAAACGCTTAAAAAG CACATGTACGTGAGCCTAGCCGATGTGCAGATACGGCGTGAGGAGGAGATCAATCGCAATCCATTGTCCACATCGGAGGGTGAAATCACACTGACACCGACGGAAATTCTCTACCAGGCTATGTTGCCTAACTTGTCGCAGTACATGATATCGCTACTCAAGATTCTGCTGGCCGCCGCACCGACGTCGAAAGCGAAAACCGAAAGCATCAATATTATGGCCGATGTTCTTCCGGAAGATATGCC AATGACAGTTACTCAATCTACAAAGCTAGGTATCGACGTGAGCCGGCACAAGGAGATCACGGTAAAGGCCGTGTCCGCTATTCTGCTGCTGTATTTGAAGCATTTCAAGATCAATCACGTCTATCAGTTTGAGTTCATGTCGCAGCACCTGGTGTTTGCTAACTGCATACCGCTGGTGCTGAAGTTCTTCAATCAGGACATCATGAGTTACGTCGGTTCGAAGAACGTGATTCCGATTATGGACTTCCCGGCGTGCGTGATAGGCGAGCAGCCGGAGCTAACGTCCGAGACGATGATCATCGGCGACTCGGCACCCTACTCCTGGCGTAACGTGTTCTCCTGCATCAATCTGCTGCGCATACTAAACAAGCTGACCAAGTGGAAGCACTCGCGCATCATGATGCTGGTCGTGTTCAAGTCGGCGCCGATACTGAAACGCACGCTCAAGGTGCGGCATGCGCTGATGCAGCTGTACGTGTTGAAGCTGCTAAAGATGCAAACCAAGTACCTGGGGCGCCAGTGGCGTAAATCCAACATGAAGACGATCAGTGCAATCTACGCGAAGGTGCGCCACCGGTTGAACGATGATTGGGCGTTCGGCAACGATCTGGATGCGCGCCCTTGGGACTTCCAGGCGGAAGAGTGTGCCCTCAAGAGTGGGGTGGATCGGTTTAACAATCGTCGCTACCTGCAGGCACACAATGGCATACTGGCCGGTATCGAGGGACTGGATTATGATGATCCGATCGAAGCAATCGGTGGTTTTGGTACCGGAGTCGGTACTGGAGGGGCAGGAGGAGTTGGTAGTGGCGGCGATGGCATCAATGGTGGtccgggagctggaggaacCGGTGGTGGAATGCTAACGGCAAATGGCGGccacagtggtggtggtggcgcgggCGTCGGTGGTCTCGGCGGTACCGGTATGGGAGGAGTGAATGAACGGGGCAACGCCTGCTACGGAGGACTTGCTCGTAAAGCCGAGGAGATTGAGTTGAGCGAAGAGTTTAAGCAAAACTACGAACTGTGGCTGCAACAGGAagtttacaacaacaacattgatTGGGATGCGCTGCTTACGGTGGAAGATTTCTAA
- the LOC125951606 gene encoding striatin-interacting protein 1 homolog isoform X4, whose product MEGSGDMLAIYNFNENDMLDGSSALEFPDLDFVYADADSHTNEIAELYSYTEQAEFQHNVKAFEDQMELYKLPPCWQKLTDADQNGIILKLLDQLDMSKKNLRMKAARCILYLAQGCWAEVQSDQEQQAWARKNVMMLYRSGVFGAFVELLNLEIDNSSTANIAMRKIAVSLADSVDLRVILSVLYIITEVMRAEKESKSQEYDHLVSTFVTEITYPIEDELLSVKLLGMVTQFCTGLAPHFPMKKVLLLLWKISLVSLGGMDTLKDLKDKYRAAASLLQNREDTLEISKVMRASSPPITAPSNDDNQNAKRSRPSRRYEDPINGTASSTASATAGEEGGSTAAEGGGGATTGTAATDGSEGPKDEEQSSPPPVDEAAAAPVEEEPPQEISNRLPWAPKIRRKDIDIFLNNSRSKFIGYTLKDDHETLAGLPQPIQEGFKTLKKHMYVSLADVQIRREEEINRNPLSTSEGEITLTPTEILYQAMLPNLSQYMISLLKILLAAAPTSKAKTESINIMADVLPEDMPMTVTQSTKLGIDVSRHKEITVKAVSAILLLYLKHFKINHVYQFEFMSQHLVFANCIPLVLKFFNQDIMSYVGSKNVIPIMDFPACVIGEQPELTSETMIIGDSAPYSWRNVFSCINLLRILNKLTKWKHSRIMMLVVFKSAPILKRTLKVRHALMQLYVLKLLKMQTKYLGRQWRKSNMKTISAIYAKVRHRLNDDWAFGNDLDARPWDFQAEECALKSGVDRFNNRRYLQAHNGILAGIEGLDYDDPIEAIGGFGTGVGTGGAGGVGSGGDGINGGPGAGGTGGGMLTANGGHSGGGGAGVGGLGGTGMGGVNERGNACYGGLARKAEEIELSEEFKQNYELWLQQEVYNNNIDWDALLTVEDF is encoded by the exons ATGGAAGGCTCTGGCGACATGTTGGCAATATATAATTTCAACGAGAATGATATGCTCGAT GGGAGCAGTGCACTAGAATTTCCCGATCTAGATTTTGTTTATGCAGACGCGGACAGCCACACGAACGAGATCGCCGAACTGTACAGCTACACCGAGCAGGCCGAGTTTCAGCACAATGTTAAG GCGTTCGAAGATCAGATGGAACTGTACAAATTGCCACCCTGCTGGCAAAAACTTACAGACGCCGATCAGAATGGCATCATATTGAAGCTGCTCGATCAGCTGGACATGTCGAAGAAGAATCTTCGAATGAAGGCTGCGCGGTGTATTCTCTACCTAGCGCAAGGCTGTTGGGCTGAGGTACAATcggaccaggagcagcaggcatGGGCTCGGAAAAACGTCATGATGCTATATCGATCCGGTGTGTTTGGTGCGTTCGTTGAGCTGCTGAATCTCGAAATAGA CAACTCATCAACGGCCAACATCGCAATGCGCAAGATCGCCGTGTCGCTCGCCGATTCAGTGGACTTACGGGTCATCTTGTCGGTGCTGTATATAATCACAGAGGTGATGCGTgcggaaaaggaaagcaaaagccaAGAGTATGACCACCTGGTCTCTACGTTTGTCACCGAAATCA CGTACCCGATTGAAGATGAACTACTGTCGGTGAAGCTACTCGGGATGGTCACTCAGTTTTGCACTGGTTTGGCGCCGCATTTTCCAATGAAAAAAGTATTACTTTTACTGTGGAAGATATCTCTTGTGTCACTGGGAGGCATGGATACGCTGAAGGATCTTAAAG ATAAGTACCGTGCTGCGGCAAGCCTCTTACAGAACCGCGAAGACACACTAGAGATATCAAAGGTGATGCGCGCTAGTTCGCCACCGATCACCGCACCGTCGAACGATGACAATCAAAATGCCAAGCGCAGCAGACCATCCCGAAGA TACGAAGAtcccatcaatggcaccgcgtCGTCTACTGCGTCTGCAACAgcgggagaagaaggaggatcgACGGCAGCcgagggtggtggcggtgcaaccaccggcaccgctgccaccgatggCTCTGAGGGCCCCAAAGATGAGGAACaatcgtcgccaccgccagtggacgaggcagcagcagctccggtcGAAGAGGAACCACCGCAGGAGATCTCCAACCGGTTACCATGGGCACCCAAGATACGCCGGAAGGATATTGACATCTTTCTCAACAACTCGCGCAGCAAGTTCATCGGCTATACGCTCAAGGATGACCACGAAACGTTGGCCGGGCTTCCGCAACCGATACAGGAAGGCTTCAAAACGCTTAAAAAG CACATGTACGTGAGCCTAGCCGATGTGCAGATACGGCGTGAGGAGGAGATCAATCGCAATCCATTGTCCACATCGGAGGGTGAAATCACACTGACACCGACGGAAATTCTCTACCAGGCTATGTTGCCTAACTTGTCGCAGTACATGATATCGCTACTCAAGATTCTGCTGGCCGCCGCACCGACGTCGAAAGCGAAAACCGAAAGCATCAATATTATGGCCGATGTTCTTCCGGAAGATATGCC AATGACAGTTACTCAATCTACAAAGCTAGGTATCGACGTGAGCCGGCACAAGGAGATCACGGTAAAGGCCGTGTCCGCTATTCTGCTGCTGTATTTGAAGCATTTCAAGATCAATCACGTCTATCAGTTTGAGTTCATGTCGCAGCACCTGGTGTTTGCTAACTGCATACCGCTGGTGCTGAAGTTCTTCAATCAGGACATCATGAGTTACGTCGGTTCGAAGAACGTGATTCCGATTATGGACTTCCCGGCGTGCGTGATAGGCGAGCAGCCGGAGCTAACGTCCGAGACGATGATCATCGGCGACTCGGCACCCTACTCCTGGCGTAACGTGTTCTCCTGCATCAATCTGCTGCGCATACTAAACAAGCTGACCAAGTGGAAGCACTCGCGCATCATGATGCTGGTCGTGTTCAAGTCGGCGCCGATACTGAAACGCACGCTCAAGGTGCGGCATGCGCTGATGCAGCTGTACGTGTTGAAGCTGCTAAAGATGCAAACCAAGTACCTGGGGCGCCAGTGGCGTAAATCCAACATGAAGACGATCAGTGCAATCTACGCGAAGGTGCGCCACCGGTTGAACGATGATTGGGCGTTCGGCAACGATCTGGATGCGCGCCCTTGGGACTTCCAGGCGGAAGAGTGTGCCCTCAAGAGTGGGGTGGATCGGTTTAACAATCGTCGCTACCTGCAGGCACACAATGGCATACTGGCCGGTATCGAGGGACTGGATTATGATGATCCGATCGAAGCAATCGGTGGTTTTGGTACCGGAGTCGGTACTGGAGGGGCAGGAGGAGTTGGTAGTGGCGGCGATGGCATCAATGGTGGtccgggagctggaggaacCGGTGGTGGAATGCTAACGGCAAATGGCGGccacagtggtggtggtggcgcgggCGTCGGTGGTCTCGGCGGTACCGGTATGGGAGGAGTGAATGAACGGGGCAACGCCTGCTACGGAGGACTTGCTCGTAAAGCCGAGGAGATTGAGTTGAGCGAAGAGTTTAAGCAAAACTACGAACTGTGGCTGCAACAGGAagtttacaacaacaacattgatTGGGATGCGCTGCTTACGGTGGAAGATTTCTAA